The Apus apus isolate bApuApu2 chromosome 21, bApuApu2.pri.cur, whole genome shotgun sequence genome has a segment encoding these proteins:
- the INPP5B gene encoding type II inositol 1,4,5-trisphosphate 5-phosphatase isoform X2: MCGWRRLSPSQKSLQWKKSYWTVTFRSLQNAEKDHGADVTVRISSADDRLTVQLPFGSHTRTFLRELRGGPGPELVGSEGIKQNGKKLGVGQRHDCSQTSAHRQSKLRPEVAAAMVWSSSVMASNKAPTFSEPMFGLRDTIIKSQLVQREDSYTYIQNFRFFVGTYNVNGQSPRESLQPWLRCEAEPPDVYCVGFQELDLSKEAFFFNDTPREEEWFKAVTESLHPDAKYAKVKLVRLVGIMLLLYVKADLALNISEVEVETVGTGIMGRMGNKGGVAIRFKFHNTSVCVVNSHLAAHTEEYERRNQDFKDICSRMQFCQLDPNLPPLTIGNHDVILWLGDLNYRLEDLEVAKVKQLVDEKAFLELCQYDQLRKQMNTKAVFEGFTEGEISFQPTYKYDPGCDDWDTSEKCRVPAWCDRILWKGQNVAQLSYRSHMALKISDHKPVSSVFDIGVKVVDEELYRKAFEEIVRSLDKLENANIPSVTLSQREFYFEDVKYMQLQVKKFTIRNGEVPCQFEFISKPDEETYCKEWLIANPSKGFLLSGAEITVELEVFVNKSTATHLNSGEEKLEDILVLHLNRGKDYFLSVMGNYLPSCFGSPIHTLCHMRDPIQDMSAESIRKLTLLPLEMSDDAVEAEKPMDIPKELWTMVDHLYRNASQQEDLFQQPGLRSEFEQIRDCLDKGMHDTLLGNNHSVAEALLLFLESLPEPVICCRFYSSCLESAGDYLLSSQIIFNLPRCHKNVFEYLMAFLRELLKNSGKNHLDVNILASIFGGLLLRPPPGHPTPDITEKRKAQQFIQQFLLTEDNSP; this comes from the exons ATGTGTGGCTGGAGAAGATTATCCCCATCACAGAAGAGTTTGCAGTGGAAGAAG tcGTACTGGACAGTGACCTTCAGGTCCTTG CAAAACGCGGAAAAGGACCACG GCGCCGACGTGACGGTCCGGATCAGCTCCGCGGACGATCGCCTCACGGTGCAGCTGCCCTTCGGCTCCCACACACGAACGTTCCTGCGGGAGCTccgcggcggccccggcccaG aattggTTGGCTCTGAAGGCATCAAACAGAACGGAAAGAAGCTGGGTGTTGGTCAGAGGCACGACTGCAGCCAGACGAGTGCTCATAG GCAAAGCAAACTAAGACCTGAAGTGGCAGCTGCGATGGTGTGGTCCTCCAGCGTCATGGCTTCAAACAAGGCTCCCACCTTCTCGGAGCCAATGTTTGGACTGAGAGATACTATTATTAAATCTCAGCTTGTACAAAGGGAGGATTCCTACACATACATCCAGAACTTCAG gttttttgttgGGACATACAATGTGAACGGCCAGTCCCCCAGAGAAAGCCTTCAGCCTTGGCTGAGGTGTGAGGCTGAACCTCCGGATGTTTACTGTGTGGG TTTCCAGGAGCTTGATCTGAGTAAAGAAGCCTTCTTTTTCAATGACACACCACGGGAAGAGGAATGGTTTAAAGCTGTAACCGAGAGTCTTCACCCAGATGCGAAGTATGCAAAG gtgaaaCTTGTGCGGCTCGTGGGAATCATGCTTCTCTTATATGTGAAAGCAGACCTTGCTTTGAACATCTCTGAGGTGGAAGTTGAGACTGTGGGAACTGGAATCATGGGGAGGATG GGCAACAAAGGTGGTGTTGCCATAAGGTTTAAATTCCATAACACCAGTGTGTGCGTTGTGAATTCTCACCTTGCAGCTCACACAGAGGAATACGAGCGGAGGAACCAGGACTTCAAGGACATCTGCTCTCGGATGCAGTTCTGCCAATTGGATCCAAATTTGCCCCCTCTCACTATTGGCAATCACGA TGTGATCTTGTGGTTGGGTGACCTCAACTATCGGCTGGAGGACCTCGAGGTGGCAAAAGTGAAGCAGCTGGTAGATGAAAAAGCCTTTTTAGAGCTTTGTCAATATGACCAG cTAAGGAAGCAAATGAATACAAAAGCAGTCTTTGAAGGATTCACAGAGGGAGAGATTTCTTTCCAGCCAACATACAAATATGATCCTGGCTGCGATGACTGGGACACAAG TGAGAAGTGCCGTGTTCCAGCGTGGTGTGATCGGATCCTCTGGAAGGGGCAGAACGTTGCTCAGCTGAGCTATCGCAGCCACATGGCTTTGAAGATCAGTGATCACAAGCCAGTCAGCTCCGTGTTTGATATCGGG GTGAAGGTTGTGGATGAAGAGCTGTATCGAAAAGCCTTTGAGGAAATTGTGCGCtccctggacaagctggagaatgCCAACATTCCTTCGGTGACCCTCTCCCAGAGAGAG TTCTATTTTGAAGACGTAAAATACATGCAGCTGCAGGTAAAGAAGTTTACAATCCGCAATGGAGAAGTGCCCTGCCAGTTCGAATTTATCAGCAAACCAGATGAGGAAACCTACTGCAAGGAGTGGCTGATTGCTAATCCCAGTAAGGGCTTTCTGCTCTCAG GTGCTGAGATCACAGTTGAATTGGAGGTGTTTGTTAATAAATCAACAGCTACCCATTTAAACTCAGGAGAGGAAAAGCTTGAAGATATCTTGGTCTTGCATCTTAACAGGGGGAAggattattttctctctgtaatgGGAAACTACTTGCCAAGTTGCTTTGGGTCTCCCATTCATACGCTGTGTCACATGAGGGACCCAATCCAGGACATGTCAGCAGAATCTATTCGCAAACTT ACCCTGCTGCCTCTAGAGATGAGCGATGATGCTGTTGAAGCTGAAAAGCCCATGGACATTCCAAAAGAGCTGTGGACAATGGTGGATCATCTGTACCGCAACGCTTCCCAGCAG GAGGACCTGTTTCAGCAACCAGGCCTCAGATCTGAATTTGAACAAATCCGAGATTGTTTGGACAAAGGAATGCATGATACCCTTC TTGGCAACAACCACTCAGTAGCAGaagccctgctgctcttcctggaGAGCCTGCCGGAGCCTGTCATCTGCTGCAGGTTCTACAGCAGCTGTCTGGAGAGTGCTGGCGATTACCTGCTGAGCAGTCAG atCATCTTTAACCTGCCAAGGTGCCATAAAAACGTGTTTGAATATCTAATGGCATTTCTACGAGAACTACTGAAAAATTCAGGGAAAAACCATTTGGATGTGAATATTCTTG ctAGTATATTTGGTGGCTTGTTACTTCGACCTCCTCCTGGACATCCTACACCTGATATAACTGAAAAGAGGAAAGCTCAGCAATTTATCCAGCAGTTCCTCTTGACAGAAGACAATTCACCATGA
- the INPP5B gene encoding type II inositol 1,4,5-trisphosphate 5-phosphatase isoform X3, which yields MVWSSSVMASNKAPTFSEPMFGLRDTIIKSQLVQREDSYTYIQNFRFFVGTYNVNGQSPRESLQPWLRCEAEPPDVYCVGFQELDLSKEAFFFNDTPREEEWFKAVTESLHPDAKYAKVKLVRLVGIMLLLYVKADLALNISEVEVETVGTGIMGRMGNKGGVAIRFKFHNTSVCVVNSHLAAHTEEYERRNQDFKDICSRMQFCQLDPNLPPLTIGNHDVILWLGDLNYRLEDLEVAKVKQLVDEKAFLELCQYDQLRKQMNTKAVFEGFTEGEISFQPTYKYDPGCDDWDTSEKCRVPAWCDRILWKGQNVAQLSYRSHMALKISDHKPVSSVFDIGVKVVDEELYRKAFEEIVRSLDKLENANIPSVTLSQREFYFEDVKYMQLQVKKFTIRNGEVPCQFEFISKPDEETYCKEWLIANPSKGFLLSGAEITVELEVFVNKSTATHLNSGEEKLEDILVLHLNRGKDYFLSVMGNYLPSCFGSPIHTLCHMRDPIQDMSAESIRKLTLLPLEMSDDAVEAEKPMDIPKELWTMVDHLYRNASQQEDLFQQPGLRSEFEQIRDCLDKGMHDTLLGNNHSVAEALLLFLESLPEPVICCRFYSSCLESAGDYLLSSQIIFNLPRCHKNVFEYLMAFLRELLKNSGKNHLDVNILASIFGGLLLRPPPGHPTPDITEKRKAQQFIQQFLLTEDNSP from the exons ATGGTGTGGTCCTCCAGCGTCATGGCTTCAAACAAGGCTCCCACCTTCTCGGAGCCAATGTTTGGACTGAGAGATACTATTATTAAATCTCAGCTTGTACAAAGGGAGGATTCCTACACATACATCCAGAACTTCAG gttttttgttgGGACATACAATGTGAACGGCCAGTCCCCCAGAGAAAGCCTTCAGCCTTGGCTGAGGTGTGAGGCTGAACCTCCGGATGTTTACTGTGTGGG TTTCCAGGAGCTTGATCTGAGTAAAGAAGCCTTCTTTTTCAATGACACACCACGGGAAGAGGAATGGTTTAAAGCTGTAACCGAGAGTCTTCACCCAGATGCGAAGTATGCAAAG gtgaaaCTTGTGCGGCTCGTGGGAATCATGCTTCTCTTATATGTGAAAGCAGACCTTGCTTTGAACATCTCTGAGGTGGAAGTTGAGACTGTGGGAACTGGAATCATGGGGAGGATG GGCAACAAAGGTGGTGTTGCCATAAGGTTTAAATTCCATAACACCAGTGTGTGCGTTGTGAATTCTCACCTTGCAGCTCACACAGAGGAATACGAGCGGAGGAACCAGGACTTCAAGGACATCTGCTCTCGGATGCAGTTCTGCCAATTGGATCCAAATTTGCCCCCTCTCACTATTGGCAATCACGA TGTGATCTTGTGGTTGGGTGACCTCAACTATCGGCTGGAGGACCTCGAGGTGGCAAAAGTGAAGCAGCTGGTAGATGAAAAAGCCTTTTTAGAGCTTTGTCAATATGACCAG cTAAGGAAGCAAATGAATACAAAAGCAGTCTTTGAAGGATTCACAGAGGGAGAGATTTCTTTCCAGCCAACATACAAATATGATCCTGGCTGCGATGACTGGGACACAAG TGAGAAGTGCCGTGTTCCAGCGTGGTGTGATCGGATCCTCTGGAAGGGGCAGAACGTTGCTCAGCTGAGCTATCGCAGCCACATGGCTTTGAAGATCAGTGATCACAAGCCAGTCAGCTCCGTGTTTGATATCGGG GTGAAGGTTGTGGATGAAGAGCTGTATCGAAAAGCCTTTGAGGAAATTGTGCGCtccctggacaagctggagaatgCCAACATTCCTTCGGTGACCCTCTCCCAGAGAGAG TTCTATTTTGAAGACGTAAAATACATGCAGCTGCAGGTAAAGAAGTTTACAATCCGCAATGGAGAAGTGCCCTGCCAGTTCGAATTTATCAGCAAACCAGATGAGGAAACCTACTGCAAGGAGTGGCTGATTGCTAATCCCAGTAAGGGCTTTCTGCTCTCAG GTGCTGAGATCACAGTTGAATTGGAGGTGTTTGTTAATAAATCAACAGCTACCCATTTAAACTCAGGAGAGGAAAAGCTTGAAGATATCTTGGTCTTGCATCTTAACAGGGGGAAggattattttctctctgtaatgGGAAACTACTTGCCAAGTTGCTTTGGGTCTCCCATTCATACGCTGTGTCACATGAGGGACCCAATCCAGGACATGTCAGCAGAATCTATTCGCAAACTT ACCCTGCTGCCTCTAGAGATGAGCGATGATGCTGTTGAAGCTGAAAAGCCCATGGACATTCCAAAAGAGCTGTGGACAATGGTGGATCATCTGTACCGCAACGCTTCCCAGCAG GAGGACCTGTTTCAGCAACCAGGCCTCAGATCTGAATTTGAACAAATCCGAGATTGTTTGGACAAAGGAATGCATGATACCCTTC TTGGCAACAACCACTCAGTAGCAGaagccctgctgctcttcctggaGAGCCTGCCGGAGCCTGTCATCTGCTGCAGGTTCTACAGCAGCTGTCTGGAGAGTGCTGGCGATTACCTGCTGAGCAGTCAG atCATCTTTAACCTGCCAAGGTGCCATAAAAACGTGTTTGAATATCTAATGGCATTTCTACGAGAACTACTGAAAAATTCAGGGAAAAACCATTTGGATGTGAATATTCTTG ctAGTATATTTGGTGGCTTGTTACTTCGACCTCCTCCTGGACATCCTACACCTGATATAACTGAAAAGAGGAAAGCTCAGCAATTTATCCAGCAGTTCCTCTTGACAGAAGACAATTCACCATGA
- the INPP5B gene encoding type II inositol 1,4,5-trisphosphate 5-phosphatase isoform X1, with product MDQSVAIQESLAAGATCRIAVQGVLAGGESRETRLLGLVESRGQRAIHVYTHRRMAITAEDVWLEKIIPITEEFAVEEVVLDSDLQVLGADVTVRISSADDRLTVQLPFGSHTRTFLRELRGGPGPELVGSEGIKQNGKKLGVGQRHDCSQTSAHRQSKLRPEVAAAMVWSSSVMASNKAPTFSEPMFGLRDTIIKSQLVQREDSYTYIQNFRFFVGTYNVNGQSPRESLQPWLRCEAEPPDVYCVGFQELDLSKEAFFFNDTPREEEWFKAVTESLHPDAKYAKVKLVRLVGIMLLLYVKADLALNISEVEVETVGTGIMGRMGNKGGVAIRFKFHNTSVCVVNSHLAAHTEEYERRNQDFKDICSRMQFCQLDPNLPPLTIGNHDVILWLGDLNYRLEDLEVAKVKQLVDEKAFLELCQYDQLRKQMNTKAVFEGFTEGEISFQPTYKYDPGCDDWDTSEKCRVPAWCDRILWKGQNVAQLSYRSHMALKISDHKPVSSVFDIGVKVVDEELYRKAFEEIVRSLDKLENANIPSVTLSQREFYFEDVKYMQLQVKKFTIRNGEVPCQFEFISKPDEETYCKEWLIANPSKGFLLSGAEITVELEVFVNKSTATHLNSGEEKLEDILVLHLNRGKDYFLSVMGNYLPSCFGSPIHTLCHMRDPIQDMSAESIRKLTLLPLEMSDDAVEAEKPMDIPKELWTMVDHLYRNASQQEDLFQQPGLRSEFEQIRDCLDKGMHDTLLGNNHSVAEALLLFLESLPEPVICCRFYSSCLESAGDYLLSSQIIFNLPRCHKNVFEYLMAFLRELLKNSGKNHLDVNILASIFGGLLLRPPPGHPTPDITEKRKAQQFIQQFLLTEDNSP from the exons ATGGACCAGTCGGTCGCCATCCAGGAGAGCCTGGCGGCGGGGGCGACCTGCCGGATC GCGGTGCAGGGTGTCCTAGCCGGCGGGGAGAGCCGGGAGACCcggctgctggggctggtggagaGCCGCGGGCAGCGCGC GATCCACGTGTACACTCACCGGCGGATGGCCATAACAGCTGAGGATGTGTGGCTGGAGAAGATTATCCCCATCACAGAAGAGTTTGCAGTGGAAGAAG tcGTACTGGACAGTGACCTTCAGGTCCTTG GCGCCGACGTGACGGTCCGGATCAGCTCCGCGGACGATCGCCTCACGGTGCAGCTGCCCTTCGGCTCCCACACACGAACGTTCCTGCGGGAGCTccgcggcggccccggcccaG aattggTTGGCTCTGAAGGCATCAAACAGAACGGAAAGAAGCTGGGTGTTGGTCAGAGGCACGACTGCAGCCAGACGAGTGCTCATAG GCAAAGCAAACTAAGACCTGAAGTGGCAGCTGCGATGGTGTGGTCCTCCAGCGTCATGGCTTCAAACAAGGCTCCCACCTTCTCGGAGCCAATGTTTGGACTGAGAGATACTATTATTAAATCTCAGCTTGTACAAAGGGAGGATTCCTACACATACATCCAGAACTTCAG gttttttgttgGGACATACAATGTGAACGGCCAGTCCCCCAGAGAAAGCCTTCAGCCTTGGCTGAGGTGTGAGGCTGAACCTCCGGATGTTTACTGTGTGGG TTTCCAGGAGCTTGATCTGAGTAAAGAAGCCTTCTTTTTCAATGACACACCACGGGAAGAGGAATGGTTTAAAGCTGTAACCGAGAGTCTTCACCCAGATGCGAAGTATGCAAAG gtgaaaCTTGTGCGGCTCGTGGGAATCATGCTTCTCTTATATGTGAAAGCAGACCTTGCTTTGAACATCTCTGAGGTGGAAGTTGAGACTGTGGGAACTGGAATCATGGGGAGGATG GGCAACAAAGGTGGTGTTGCCATAAGGTTTAAATTCCATAACACCAGTGTGTGCGTTGTGAATTCTCACCTTGCAGCTCACACAGAGGAATACGAGCGGAGGAACCAGGACTTCAAGGACATCTGCTCTCGGATGCAGTTCTGCCAATTGGATCCAAATTTGCCCCCTCTCACTATTGGCAATCACGA TGTGATCTTGTGGTTGGGTGACCTCAACTATCGGCTGGAGGACCTCGAGGTGGCAAAAGTGAAGCAGCTGGTAGATGAAAAAGCCTTTTTAGAGCTTTGTCAATATGACCAG cTAAGGAAGCAAATGAATACAAAAGCAGTCTTTGAAGGATTCACAGAGGGAGAGATTTCTTTCCAGCCAACATACAAATATGATCCTGGCTGCGATGACTGGGACACAAG TGAGAAGTGCCGTGTTCCAGCGTGGTGTGATCGGATCCTCTGGAAGGGGCAGAACGTTGCTCAGCTGAGCTATCGCAGCCACATGGCTTTGAAGATCAGTGATCACAAGCCAGTCAGCTCCGTGTTTGATATCGGG GTGAAGGTTGTGGATGAAGAGCTGTATCGAAAAGCCTTTGAGGAAATTGTGCGCtccctggacaagctggagaatgCCAACATTCCTTCGGTGACCCTCTCCCAGAGAGAG TTCTATTTTGAAGACGTAAAATACATGCAGCTGCAGGTAAAGAAGTTTACAATCCGCAATGGAGAAGTGCCCTGCCAGTTCGAATTTATCAGCAAACCAGATGAGGAAACCTACTGCAAGGAGTGGCTGATTGCTAATCCCAGTAAGGGCTTTCTGCTCTCAG GTGCTGAGATCACAGTTGAATTGGAGGTGTTTGTTAATAAATCAACAGCTACCCATTTAAACTCAGGAGAGGAAAAGCTTGAAGATATCTTGGTCTTGCATCTTAACAGGGGGAAggattattttctctctgtaatgGGAAACTACTTGCCAAGTTGCTTTGGGTCTCCCATTCATACGCTGTGTCACATGAGGGACCCAATCCAGGACATGTCAGCAGAATCTATTCGCAAACTT ACCCTGCTGCCTCTAGAGATGAGCGATGATGCTGTTGAAGCTGAAAAGCCCATGGACATTCCAAAAGAGCTGTGGACAATGGTGGATCATCTGTACCGCAACGCTTCCCAGCAG GAGGACCTGTTTCAGCAACCAGGCCTCAGATCTGAATTTGAACAAATCCGAGATTGTTTGGACAAAGGAATGCATGATACCCTTC TTGGCAACAACCACTCAGTAGCAGaagccctgctgctcttcctggaGAGCCTGCCGGAGCCTGTCATCTGCTGCAGGTTCTACAGCAGCTGTCTGGAGAGTGCTGGCGATTACCTGCTGAGCAGTCAG atCATCTTTAACCTGCCAAGGTGCCATAAAAACGTGTTTGAATATCTAATGGCATTTCTACGAGAACTACTGAAAAATTCAGGGAAAAACCATTTGGATGTGAATATTCTTG ctAGTATATTTGGTGGCTTGTTACTTCGACCTCCTCCTGGACATCCTACACCTGATATAACTGAAAAGAGGAAAGCTCAGCAATTTATCCAGCAGTTCCTCTTGACAGAAGACAATTCACCATGA